ACAGTTACTGTAGTTGTACAGGTAGAAGTATTTCCATTTACATCAGTAACAGTAAGTGTAACCGTATTATCTCCAATTTCCGCACATGAGAATGTGTCTGGGGAAACTGAAAGTGTAGCAATTCCGCAGGCATCTGTTGAACCTCCATCTACATCAGCGCCCGTAATGGTTACGGTGCCATTTGCGTCAAGTTGTGCCGTAAAGGGTTGGCAGGTTGCCGTAGGGGCAATGTTGTCTTCAATAGTTACTGTTGACGTACAGGTGGCACTGTTTCCATTAGGATCTGTAACAGTTAGGGTTATTGTGTTATCTCCAACATCGGCACAGGTAAAGTTTATTTGACTTGCTGAAAAGGTTAAGTTTCCAGAAGAAGGCAAATTGTAAAATTCAATTCCTCTAAAGTTCTGCGGACCTGTCCCTAATAAAGTAGAAACCCCTGTGGTTGTAATATTTATAAATTCACTATTAATATTTGTAACAATAAATTCTCCGCTTCCTAAATATTGTGCGCCGAAAACTTCACTACTACTATACCCAGATAACGGAATGTTTGTTACCACTAAAGTATTTGGATCAATACTTTCAAAAACCGGTGTACTCAAACCTGACCAATGATATATAAGTCCATCATCTGGATTGAAGGCTATCACTTCACCATCATCACCATTCCCCAATGTTACCACCTGTGTTATAGCACCATTAGTTGTGTTAATGGTATATAAGGTTTCTGGTGTTGTAGAGCCATCGCCACTTACTCCATATAGTGTTCCTGATGCATCAAATGTAATTCCCGCAAAATTTTCTGGAAAATTAGGCCCAATGGTAGTAGCTACTCCTGTAACTGGATCTAAAGTGGCCAATCTTCTACCTCCTGAAGCAGGTTTAACTATTATGTAGTATAAATTATCAATAGGACTTTTATCCATACCGTTTACACCATTTACAGCTGTGCCCCCCACGGTTATTGTTATGGCAGGGCTTACAGAAGCATAAGTAGTAGGGTCTAAGAATCTTAGAAAAGCATCAAAAGGAGAGGCCGTAATTAACACTGGGTCTCCGGCACAATTATCAGAAGAGCCGCCGTCAAGACTTGCAGGATCTAGTACTATATTTCCGGTAGCATCTAGTTGTAATGTTACATTTTGGCAAACTGCTGTTGGCGCAATATTATCTTCAACGGTTACCGTAGCGTTACAAGTATCAAAATTTCCAGCTGCGTCGGTTACTGTAAGTGTAACTGTGTTTGGACCAACTTCTGCACAACTAAAAGTATCGATATCTATGGAATAAGAAACAATTCCAACGTTATCTGTTGAGCCACCATCCACATCTGCAGCCACAATAGTTACTGAGCCGGAAGCATCAAGTTGTACGGTAATATCTTGACATACAGCTACTGGAGGTTCCGAATCATCAGGTAATATAGTATATATACATCCTGATTGAGCAGTAGGAACAAATTCAGCAGTATCATTATTAATCCAATATTGAATGTCATTGATTATTGCAGCCAATTCACTAGCTGTACCTGTAATTGGAAATCCCCCCGGCACAGAGCTACAATCAAACTGCCAGTTGTCAACTTCTGTTTCGGGAGTCCCTGCAACATAGAGTCTAATAGCGTTTACCCCATTGGTTAATTGATCCGGTAAGGCTGTAGTTGTATTTGAAGTATTTGCTCCGTCCCAATCGGCATCTGTAGTTACACCGGGGTCTACATTACTGTGAATTCCAGTAATAAAAGTTGGTGAAGCCGCTGTGCCTTGATAAGCAAATAATTGATCACCAATAGAAGATAAAACACTTCCAGACATAAAACTTCCTGGTAAAGTAACAATATCGCCCGCATTCATTGCAGAGGGAGCATACCAAGTTGCGCTACCATCGCCGCCAGAACCTGCGCAAGAAATAGTATTGGGGTTTGAAATACCGCAATCTGTAAATTTAATATTTGTTCCAGCGATTATGTCTTTCAAAATTATAAATGCAAACCCATCATTTCCGTCCAAGTTAAAACCTACGAATGCGATATCACCGGCATTCAAAGTTGTAGCGGGTGGTTCGTTTATGGTTACAGGTATAGTACATGTAGCAATATTTCCAGCTTCATCTGTAGCAGTCAAAACAACTGAATACACGCCAACCCCAACCATAGTTCCCGCAATTGGTGATTGTGTAATTGTGATGTTTGCGGGTATTGAAACATTATCTATTGCGGTAGTTCCGGTTACTAAATCTGGTATAGCAGCCATGCCGTTAACACCTGCTGTAATTGGAGCCGGTGTGGGTGCGCACGTAATAACGGGCGGGGTAGTATCGCCACCTCCACTAATTGTAAAGGTACATCCGGCTTCCAGCGCTGGATTGTAAGGAGTAGTATTGTCACTTACCCAATTTGCTCTATTATTTACGATAGCTCTTATTTGAGCTGCTGTTCCCGAAACAGGCCCCCCTGCCACTGCACAGCTAAACTGCCAGTTATCTGATTCAGGAATTAATCGAACTGCAGTTGTTCCTGTTACCAAGGCATTTGGAAGAGCCGATGTTGAGTTGGAGGTTGCCGCTCCATCCCAATTAGCATCATTTCCAGAATCATCGTTATACTGTAACCCGGCAATAAATGTGGGGGCTGCAGTTGAACCTTGAATAGCAAAAAGCTGATCGCCAATACTACTGAAAGCTGCTGGAAATAGCGGTCCCATATCAATGGTTACAACTTCTCCAGCTGTTCTGGCCACCCCTGAAGTCCAAGTAAATTCGCCATCACCATTGGTGGCAAAAAAACCAGTGCCGTCATTCCAGCCCATATCGGTAAATATAATGGTAGTCGCAGCATCAATATCTTTTAAGAGAACAAAGGCTACGGTATCCTCAGTGTTAGTTGCACCATCAGAATTACTTCCAACAAAAGCAATATCTCCAGCAGTTAAAACTGTTTGGCTATTGCTTGAAAAAGCAGCAAAAAGAAATAAAATTAATATAGTAATTTTTTTCATGATGTTTAGAATTTTGGTTAAGTTAAATCTGGGGAGATTTATTATTTAGCATGTTGTTTTAATTTCTTGAAGGAAAGACTCCTTGAAGCGCAATAATATATCGAACCACCATATAGGGCTGCATATTGTTTACTGCTTGACTTCCTCCTGTATTGGCTACTGATGTATTAGACATTGCTACATCTGCGGAAGCGCCAAAAGCGTTTGTACCGTCCCCAGCAATGAAGGCACCGCTTGGATTATCGGTGGATCCTTCTTCTTTAGCATTTATAGCATGCCCATGCGATGGTAATTGTGCAACGGTTAAGGTATTGGTTTCTGTACCCGATCTTTCCCCCATTTGCCGGGGAGTAAGTCCAGGACCGGAGCCCGTGTGTACTGCAACTCTTCCTCTTAGTTCTGGAAGACCAAAAGTAGTTCGGCCGTCACCTCCATAGGTCGTTCCTAGCAAAGAAAAAAGAGCCTGGTTTGAATTAATTGGCAATAATTGACCATCACAATTGGCCCAAAACCGTGGATTAAAATTACCTCCAAACATAGAGATTTCTGCAAGCGTTGGATCTGATATTGACATATCTTATTATTAATAAGGTTATTAATTTCTTGATGGATAAACACCTTGGAGTGCAATAATATATCTTACAACAGTATAGGGTTGCATATTGTTTACTGCTTGACCTCCCCCAGTATTAGCTACTGCTGTATTTGACATTGCTACATCTGCGGAAGTGCCAAAGGCGTTTGTGCCGTCCCCAGCAATAAAGGCACCGCTTGGATTATCGGTGGTTCCTTCTTCTTTAGCATTTATAGCATGCCCGTGTGATGGCATTTGTGCAACGGTTAAGGTATTGGTTTCTGAACCCGATCTTTCCCCCATTTGTCGTGGAGTAAGGCCAGGACCGGAACCTGTGTGTACTGCAACCCTACCTCTTAATTCTGGAAGTCCAAAAGTAGTTCGGCCGTCACCTCCATAG
The Aequorivita iocasae genome window above contains:
- a CDS encoding phage tail protein, which codes for MSISDPTLAEISMFGGNFNPRFWANCDGQLLPINSNQALFSLLGTTYGGDGRTTFGLPELRGRVAVHTGSGPGLTPRQMGERSGTETNTLTVAQLPSHGHAINAKEEGSTDNPSGAFIAGDGTNAFGASADVAMSNTSVANTGGSQAVNNMQPYMVVRYIIALQGVFPSRN
- a CDS encoding phage tail protein codes for the protein MSIYDPTIAEISMFGGTFNPRQWANCDGQLLSIAQNTALFSLLGTIYGGDGRTTFGLPELRGRVAVHTGSGPGLTPRQMGERSGSETNTLTVAQMPSHGHAINAKEEGTTDNPSGAFIAGDGTNAFGTSADVAMSNTAVANTGGGQAVNNMQPYTVVRYIIALQGVYPSRN